The following are from one region of the Lineus longissimus chromosome 19, tnLinLong1.2, whole genome shotgun sequence genome:
- the LOC135503102 gene encoding arginine kinase-like, with translation MACDPEGYEVFAPLLDNVIKDYHKFPMDKPIKHPAPAFGNLNDLPFGDLDPTGDMIVSTRVRVGRSAAGFAYPPLIATADRKAIETKALSAFATLTGDFKGTYYSLETMTPADEKQLIEDHFLFKNDDRFNEQAGVYRDWPKSRGIFHNPKKNFLVWLNEEDNLRIISMQMGGNLGEVYKRLVEGINHMEKAIPFAHSDRFGYLTFCPTNLGTTMRASVHARIPELAKNPDKMNAICAQYSIQPRGIHGEHTESVGGVYDLSNKRRLGLTEIEAATEMANGVKAILAEERKLSGK, from the exons ATGGCCTGCGATCCCGAGGGCTACGAAGTCTTCGCTCCTCTTCTGGACAATGTGATCAAGGACTACCACAAGTTCCCCATGGACAAGCCTATCAAGCATCCCGCTCCCGCTTTCGGTAACCTGAATGATCTTCCATTCGGTGACCTCGACCCAACAGGGGACATGATAGTCTCTACCAGAGTGCGCGTCGGTCGCAGCGCCGCAGGATTCGCCTACCCACCACTCATTGCCACCGCC GACCGTAAAGCCATTGAGACGAAAGCCCTGTCAGCATTCGCCACACTGACGGGTGACTTCAAGGGAACATACTACTCATTGGAGACTATGACACCTGCTGATGAGAAACAGTTGATCGAAGACCACTTTTTGTTCAAGAATGACGACAG ATTCAACGAGCAAGCTGGCGTGTACAGGGACTGGCCCAAGAGCCGTGGTATCTTCCACAACCCCAAGAAGAACTTCCTTGTCTGGCTGAATGAAGAGGACAACCTAAGGATCATCTCGATGCAGATGGGAGGCAACCTGGGAGAGGTCTACAAAAGGCTTGTCGAG GGTATCAACCACATGGAGAAAGCGATCCCGTTTGCCCACAGTGACAGGTTTGGCTACCTGACCTTCTGCCCAACCAACCTGGGCACCACCATGAGAGCCTCGGTCCACGCCAGGATTCCAGAACTTGCCAAGAACCCGGACAAAATGAATGCCATATGTGCACAGTACAGCATTCAGCCACGTG GTATCCACGGCGAGCACACAGAGAGTGTGGGCGGAGTCTACGATCTGAGCAACAAGAGACGTCTGGGTCTGACCGAGATCGAGGCTGCCACTGAAATGGCCAATGGGGTCAAGGCCATCTTGGCAGAGGAGAGGAAACTCAGCGGGAAGTAA
- the LOC135503096 gene encoding taurocyamine kinase-like isoform X1, with amino-acid sequence MVWIAFGRLARYLGAFSPRLDTIQTYFRPRQTRRFQEITAMYGRFKHWNETHGETETHGETCKGNVTTAPAPTGATHGSKSGGMDFKMNQDAMFKTLQNAPADSCRSLVKKYLTPEVYAQVKDRKTKLGGTLAHCINTGIENLDSTIGIMACDPEGYEVFAPLMDNVIKDYHKFPMDQPVKHPACDFGDLNKLPFSDLDPEGRFILSTRVRVGRSVKGIPFPPAIDRKARKLIETKAKAAFSSLEGEYRGKYYSLETMTPADERQLIEDHYLFKNDDRFNEKAGVYRDWCEARGIFHNDAKTFLSWVNEEDHLRIISMQKGGNLGEVYTRLINGINHIGKNIDFVYSDRLGYVTFCPTNLGTTMRSSVHMRIPHCAKDEKALNALCAKHNIQPRGVHGEHSESVGGVYDLSNKRRLGLTEIEAATEMANGILAIIAEERRLCNLEPRQHLNMTQDEMVKKIQAATPEKCNSLVKKYLTPEVYNKIKDKKTELGGTLAHCINTGAVNIDSSIGIMACDPEAYEVFADLLDNVIKDYHKFPMDMPIKHPACNFGDLANLQLGNLDPNGKNIVSTRIRVGRSVKKMPLPPLICNSDREYIEILAKQAFATLPDDLKGTYYSLETMTPEDERQLIADHFLFKNDDRFNEKAGVYRDWAKSRGIFHNPQKNFLVWLNEEDNLRIISMQRGGNVEEVYTRLVKGINHMEKKLEFAHSVRLGYLTFCPTNLGTTMRASVHMRIPHSAENETALNALCAKYNIQPRGIHGEHSESVGGVYDLSNKRRLGLTEFEAVTEMSAGVKAILAQEESLCNLEPRQQFNMTQDEMFKKLQAATPEQCNSLVKKYLTPEVYAKLKDKKTKLGGTLAQCINTGAENIDSSVGMMACDPEAYEVFADLLDNVIKDYHKFPMDMPIKHPACDFGDLNNLPFGDINPVGCDNMIVSTRVRVGRSVAGMPLPPQICKHDRRYIETKAKEGFTNLTGEFAGTYHGLEGMSSEVEKQLIDDHFLFKNDDRFNEQAGVYRDWPEARGIFYNSNKTFLTWVNEEDHLRLISMQPGGNLGEVYKRLVNGIDHMGKVIPFAHSERLGYLTFCATNLGTTMRASVHARIPESAKDENKLKKLCAQHNIQPRGVHGEHSESVGGVYDLSNKRRLGLTEIEAATEMANGIRAILTEELRLQNITKK; translated from the exons CAAATCCGGCGGCATGGATTTCAAAATGAACCAAGATGCGATGTTCAAGACGCTGCAGAATGCGCCTGCGGACAGTTGCCGTTCTCTCGTGAAGAAGTACCTCACGCCCGAGGTGTACGCACAGGTCAAGGACAGGAAGACCAAGCTGGGAGGCACCTTGGCCCATTGCATCAACACTG GAATTGAGAACTTGGATAGTACCATCGGTATCATGGCCTGCGATCCCGAGGGCTACGAAGTCTTCGCTCCTCTCATGGACAATGTGATCAAGGACTACCACAAGTTCCCTATGGACCAGCCCGTTAAGCATCCCGCTTGCGACTTCGGCGATCTGAACAAGTTGCCCTTttctgaccttgaccctgaAGGCAGGTTTATCCTCTCCACCAGGGTGCGCGTTGGTCGCAGCGTTAAGGGGATTCCGTTTCCTCCCGCGATCGACAGGAAG GCGCGCAAACTCATCGAAACCAAGGCAAAGGCTGCCTTTTCATCTCTTGAAGGTGAATACAGAGGTAAATACTACTCACTGGAGACCATGACTCCAGCAGATGAGAGGCAGCTCATTGAAGATCATTACTTGTTCAAGAATGATGACAG GTTCAACGAGAAAGCTGGTGTGTACAGGGACTGGTGCGAGGCCCGTGGCATCTTCCACAACGATGCCAAGACGTTCCTGTCGTGGGTGAACGAGGAAGACCACCTGAGGATCATCTCCATGCAGAAGGGAGGCAACCTCGGCGAGGTCTACACAAGACTCATCAAT GGCATTAACCACATCGGAAAGAACATCGACTTTGTCTACAGCGACAGGTTAGGCTACGTGACTTTCTGTCCCACCAACCTGGGCACCACCATGAGATCATCGGTCCATATGAGGATTCCCCACTGTGCTAAAGATGAAAAAGCACTGAATGCTCTCTGTGCCAAGCATAATATCCAACCTCGAG GTGTCCACGGCGAGCACTCGGAGAGTGTTGGCGGAGTCTACGATCTGAGCAACAAGAGACGTCTGGGTCTGACCGAGATCGAGGCTGCCACTGAAATGGCCAATGGTATCCTGGCTATCATAGCTGAGGAACGACGGTTATGCAACCTTGAGCCACGACAACACTTAAACATGACCCAGGATGAAATGGTCAAGAAAATTCAGGCGGCAACACCAGAGAAGTGCAACTCCTTGGTCAAGAAGTACCTGACACCTGAAGTCTATAATAAAATCAAGGACAAGAAGACCGAACTTGGTGGCACACTCGCCCATTGCATCAACACAG GTGCTGTTAACATCGACAGCAGTATTGGCATCATGGCCTGTGATCCCGAAGCCTATGAAGTGTTTGCGGATCTTCTTGATAATGTCATCAAGGATTATCACAAGTTCCCCATGGATATGCCCATCAAGCACCCAGCCTGTAACTTTGGTGACCTCGCCAACCTGCAATTGGGCAACCTAGACCCAAACGGAAAGAACATTGTGTCGACGAGAATACGCGTGGGTCGTAGTGTCAAGAAGATGCCTCTTCCACCACTCATTTGTAACAGT GACCGAGAGTACATCGAGATCCTCGCCAAGCAAGCCTTTGCCACTCTGCCTGATGATTTGAAGGGGACCTACTACTCCCTGGAGACGATGACGCCAGAAGATGAGCGACAACTCATTGCTGACCATTTCCTCTTCAAGAATGATGACAG GTTCAACGAGAAAGCTGGCGTGTACAGGGACTGGGCCAAGAGCCGTGGTATCTTTCACAACCCACAGAAGAACTTCCTTGTCTGGCTGAATGAAGAGGACAACCTCAGGATCATCTCGATGCAAAGGGGAGGCAACGTGGAGGAGGTCTACACCAGACTGGTGAAG GGTATCAACCACATGGAGAAAAAGCTCGAGTTCGCCCACAGTGTAAGGTTAGGCTACCTGACCTTCTGTCCCACCAACCTGGGCACAACCATGCGTGCATCTGTCCATATGAGAATTCCCCATTCAGCTGAAAATGAGACCGCATTGAATGCGCTTTGTGCTAAGTACAACATCCAACCTCGTGGTATCCACGGCGAGCACTCTGAGAGCGTGGGTGGAGTGTACGATCTAAGTAACAAGAGACGTCTCGGTCTGACTGAGTTTGAGGCTGTAACGGAGATGTCGGCCGGGGTCAAGGCCATCCTGGCACAAGAAGAAAGTCTATGCAATCTCGAGCCTCGCCAACAATTCAACATGACTCAAGATGAAATGTTCAAGAAGCTACAAGCTGCAACACCTGAGCAATGTAATTCGCTCGTCAAGAAATACCTGACACCTGAAGTCTATGCAAAACTCAAAGACAAGAAGACCAAGCTCGGAGGCACTCTTGCTCAATGCATTAACACTG GGGCTGAAAACATTGACAGCAGTGTGGGCATGATGGCCTGCGATCCTGAAGCCTATGAAGTGTTTGCAGATCTGCTCGACAATGTGATCAAAGACTACCACAAGTTCCCCATGGATATGCCTATCAAACATCCCGCCTGTGACTTCGGTGACCTCAACAACCTTCCATTTGGTGACATCAACCCTGTTGGTTGTGATAACATGATCGTCTCCACTAGGGTGCGGGTCGGTCGCAGTGTTGCTGGAATGCCCCTTCCTCCTCAGATATGTAAACAT GATCGTCGTTACATTGAGACCAAAGCCAAAGAGGGCTTCACTAACTTGACAGGTGAATTTGCTGGTACTTATCATGGACTCGAAGGCATGTCGTCGGAGGTCGAGAAGCAACTGATTGATGATCATTTCTTGTTCAAGAATGATGACAG ATTCAACGAGCAAGCTGGTGTGTACAGGGACTGGCCCGAGGCTAGAGGTATCTTCTACAACAGCAATAAGACCTTTCTCACTTGGGTGAACGAAGAAGACCACCTGAGACTCATCTCAATGCAGCCAGGTGGCAACCTCGGCGAAGTCTACAAGAGGCTGGTGAAT GGCATCGACCACATGGGGAAAGTGATCCCATTTGCCCACAGTGAAAGGCTTGGCTACCTGACCTTCTGTGCCACCAACCTGGGCACCACCATGAGAGCCTCGGTCCACGCCAGGATTCCAGAGTCAGCTAAAGACGAAAATAAACTTAAGAAACTTTGTGCTCAGCACAACATTCAGCCTCGTG GTGTCCACGGCGAGCACTCGGAGAGTGTGGGCGGAGTCTACGATCTTAGCAACAAGAGACGTCTGGGTCTGACCGAGATCGAGGCTGCCACTGAAATGGCCAACGGGATCAGAGCCATTTTGACCGAGGAGTTGAGACTTCAGAACATCACCAAGAAGTAA
- the LOC135503096 gene encoding taurocyamine kinase-like isoform X2: protein MVWIAFGRLARYLGAFSPRLDTIQTYFRPRQTRSKSGGMDFKMNQDAMFKTLQNAPADSCRSLVKKYLTPEVYAQVKDRKTKLGGTLAHCINTGIENLDSTIGIMACDPEGYEVFAPLMDNVIKDYHKFPMDQPVKHPACDFGDLNKLPFSDLDPEGRFILSTRVRVGRSVKGIPFPPAIDRKARKLIETKAKAAFSSLEGEYRGKYYSLETMTPADERQLIEDHYLFKNDDRFNEKAGVYRDWCEARGIFHNDAKTFLSWVNEEDHLRIISMQKGGNLGEVYTRLINGINHIGKNIDFVYSDRLGYVTFCPTNLGTTMRSSVHMRIPHCAKDEKALNALCAKHNIQPRGVHGEHSESVGGVYDLSNKRRLGLTEIEAATEMANGILAIIAEERRLCNLEPRQHLNMTQDEMVKKIQAATPEKCNSLVKKYLTPEVYNKIKDKKTELGGTLAHCINTGAVNIDSSIGIMACDPEAYEVFADLLDNVIKDYHKFPMDMPIKHPACNFGDLANLQLGNLDPNGKNIVSTRIRVGRSVKKMPLPPLICNSDREYIEILAKQAFATLPDDLKGTYYSLETMTPEDERQLIADHFLFKNDDRFNEKAGVYRDWAKSRGIFHNPQKNFLVWLNEEDNLRIISMQRGGNVEEVYTRLVKGINHMEKKLEFAHSVRLGYLTFCPTNLGTTMRASVHMRIPHSAENETALNALCAKYNIQPRGIHGEHSESVGGVYDLSNKRRLGLTEFEAVTEMSAGVKAILAQEESLCNLEPRQQFNMTQDEMFKKLQAATPEQCNSLVKKYLTPEVYAKLKDKKTKLGGTLAQCINTGAENIDSSVGMMACDPEAYEVFADLLDNVIKDYHKFPMDMPIKHPACDFGDLNNLPFGDINPVGCDNMIVSTRVRVGRSVAGMPLPPQICKHDRRYIETKAKEGFTNLTGEFAGTYHGLEGMSSEVEKQLIDDHFLFKNDDRFNEQAGVYRDWPEARGIFYNSNKTFLTWVNEEDHLRLISMQPGGNLGEVYKRLVNGIDHMGKVIPFAHSERLGYLTFCATNLGTTMRASVHARIPESAKDENKLKKLCAQHNIQPRGVHGEHSESVGGVYDLSNKRRLGLTEIEAATEMANGIRAILTEELRLQNITKK, encoded by the exons CAAATCCGGCGGCATGGATTTCAAAATGAACCAAGATGCGATGTTCAAGACGCTGCAGAATGCGCCTGCGGACAGTTGCCGTTCTCTCGTGAAGAAGTACCTCACGCCCGAGGTGTACGCACAGGTCAAGGACAGGAAGACCAAGCTGGGAGGCACCTTGGCCCATTGCATCAACACTG GAATTGAGAACTTGGATAGTACCATCGGTATCATGGCCTGCGATCCCGAGGGCTACGAAGTCTTCGCTCCTCTCATGGACAATGTGATCAAGGACTACCACAAGTTCCCTATGGACCAGCCCGTTAAGCATCCCGCTTGCGACTTCGGCGATCTGAACAAGTTGCCCTTttctgaccttgaccctgaAGGCAGGTTTATCCTCTCCACCAGGGTGCGCGTTGGTCGCAGCGTTAAGGGGATTCCGTTTCCTCCCGCGATCGACAGGAAG GCGCGCAAACTCATCGAAACCAAGGCAAAGGCTGCCTTTTCATCTCTTGAAGGTGAATACAGAGGTAAATACTACTCACTGGAGACCATGACTCCAGCAGATGAGAGGCAGCTCATTGAAGATCATTACTTGTTCAAGAATGATGACAG GTTCAACGAGAAAGCTGGTGTGTACAGGGACTGGTGCGAGGCCCGTGGCATCTTCCACAACGATGCCAAGACGTTCCTGTCGTGGGTGAACGAGGAAGACCACCTGAGGATCATCTCCATGCAGAAGGGAGGCAACCTCGGCGAGGTCTACACAAGACTCATCAAT GGCATTAACCACATCGGAAAGAACATCGACTTTGTCTACAGCGACAGGTTAGGCTACGTGACTTTCTGTCCCACCAACCTGGGCACCACCATGAGATCATCGGTCCATATGAGGATTCCCCACTGTGCTAAAGATGAAAAAGCACTGAATGCTCTCTGTGCCAAGCATAATATCCAACCTCGAG GTGTCCACGGCGAGCACTCGGAGAGTGTTGGCGGAGTCTACGATCTGAGCAACAAGAGACGTCTGGGTCTGACCGAGATCGAGGCTGCCACTGAAATGGCCAATGGTATCCTGGCTATCATAGCTGAGGAACGACGGTTATGCAACCTTGAGCCACGACAACACTTAAACATGACCCAGGATGAAATGGTCAAGAAAATTCAGGCGGCAACACCAGAGAAGTGCAACTCCTTGGTCAAGAAGTACCTGACACCTGAAGTCTATAATAAAATCAAGGACAAGAAGACCGAACTTGGTGGCACACTCGCCCATTGCATCAACACAG GTGCTGTTAACATCGACAGCAGTATTGGCATCATGGCCTGTGATCCCGAAGCCTATGAAGTGTTTGCGGATCTTCTTGATAATGTCATCAAGGATTATCACAAGTTCCCCATGGATATGCCCATCAAGCACCCAGCCTGTAACTTTGGTGACCTCGCCAACCTGCAATTGGGCAACCTAGACCCAAACGGAAAGAACATTGTGTCGACGAGAATACGCGTGGGTCGTAGTGTCAAGAAGATGCCTCTTCCACCACTCATTTGTAACAGT GACCGAGAGTACATCGAGATCCTCGCCAAGCAAGCCTTTGCCACTCTGCCTGATGATTTGAAGGGGACCTACTACTCCCTGGAGACGATGACGCCAGAAGATGAGCGACAACTCATTGCTGACCATTTCCTCTTCAAGAATGATGACAG GTTCAACGAGAAAGCTGGCGTGTACAGGGACTGGGCCAAGAGCCGTGGTATCTTTCACAACCCACAGAAGAACTTCCTTGTCTGGCTGAATGAAGAGGACAACCTCAGGATCATCTCGATGCAAAGGGGAGGCAACGTGGAGGAGGTCTACACCAGACTGGTGAAG GGTATCAACCACATGGAGAAAAAGCTCGAGTTCGCCCACAGTGTAAGGTTAGGCTACCTGACCTTCTGTCCCACCAACCTGGGCACAACCATGCGTGCATCTGTCCATATGAGAATTCCCCATTCAGCTGAAAATGAGACCGCATTGAATGCGCTTTGTGCTAAGTACAACATCCAACCTCGTGGTATCCACGGCGAGCACTCTGAGAGCGTGGGTGGAGTGTACGATCTAAGTAACAAGAGACGTCTCGGTCTGACTGAGTTTGAGGCTGTAACGGAGATGTCGGCCGGGGTCAAGGCCATCCTGGCACAAGAAGAAAGTCTATGCAATCTCGAGCCTCGCCAACAATTCAACATGACTCAAGATGAAATGTTCAAGAAGCTACAAGCTGCAACACCTGAGCAATGTAATTCGCTCGTCAAGAAATACCTGACACCTGAAGTCTATGCAAAACTCAAAGACAAGAAGACCAAGCTCGGAGGCACTCTTGCTCAATGCATTAACACTG GGGCTGAAAACATTGACAGCAGTGTGGGCATGATGGCCTGCGATCCTGAAGCCTATGAAGTGTTTGCAGATCTGCTCGACAATGTGATCAAAGACTACCACAAGTTCCCCATGGATATGCCTATCAAACATCCCGCCTGTGACTTCGGTGACCTCAACAACCTTCCATTTGGTGACATCAACCCTGTTGGTTGTGATAACATGATCGTCTCCACTAGGGTGCGGGTCGGTCGCAGTGTTGCTGGAATGCCCCTTCCTCCTCAGATATGTAAACAT GATCGTCGTTACATTGAGACCAAAGCCAAAGAGGGCTTCACTAACTTGACAGGTGAATTTGCTGGTACTTATCATGGACTCGAAGGCATGTCGTCGGAGGTCGAGAAGCAACTGATTGATGATCATTTCTTGTTCAAGAATGATGACAG ATTCAACGAGCAAGCTGGTGTGTACAGGGACTGGCCCGAGGCTAGAGGTATCTTCTACAACAGCAATAAGACCTTTCTCACTTGGGTGAACGAAGAAGACCACCTGAGACTCATCTCAATGCAGCCAGGTGGCAACCTCGGCGAAGTCTACAAGAGGCTGGTGAAT GGCATCGACCACATGGGGAAAGTGATCCCATTTGCCCACAGTGAAAGGCTTGGCTACCTGACCTTCTGTGCCACCAACCTGGGCACCACCATGAGAGCCTCGGTCCACGCCAGGATTCCAGAGTCAGCTAAAGACGAAAATAAACTTAAGAAACTTTGTGCTCAGCACAACATTCAGCCTCGTG GTGTCCACGGCGAGCACTCGGAGAGTGTGGGCGGAGTCTACGATCTTAGCAACAAGAGACGTCTGGGTCTGACCGAGATCGAGGCTGCCACTGAAATGGCCAACGGGATCAGAGCCATTTTGACCGAGGAGTTGAGACTTCAGAACATCACCAAGAAGTAA